From the genome of Actinomycetota bacterium:
ACCTGGCCGTGGCCCTCGCCCTGGGGGTGTCTGCCACCGTGGTCCTGGCCCGGCGGCCGGGGACCGGGGGGCGGGCGTCCCCTGGGCGGGTGGCAGCCGTGGGACCGGCCCGGGCCGGCGGTGGTGGCCTCTGACCGGCCGTCGCGGCCGGTACGATCGGCGCGTGGCCAGCCCGCCCGAGGTCACCCTTCGCGACCGTCTGGCCGTCCTGCGCCGCCGCAAGGGCACCCTCGTGCTGTCCGTGGTCGTGGCCGTGGGCCTGTCGGCCGGGCTGTCGCTGCTGCAGACCCCGGTCTACGAAGCCAGCGCCCGGCTCCTGCTCCAGCCCCGGACGACCGAGTCGCTGTTCGACCAGGGTGCGGCCCTGCGCCTCGACCCGGCCCGGGCCGTGCGCAACGAGATCGAGGTGTTCCGCAGCGAGGCCGTCAAGGACGCCGTGCGGGCCGAGCTGGGGTCGGCCCCCGACGTCGGGGTGGCCCCTGTGGGCGATACCGACGTGGTTGCCGTCAGGGCCGAGTCGACCGACCCCCAGCGGGCCGCCCGGGTGGCCAACACCTACGCCGAGGCGTTCATCGCCTTCCGCCAGCGCCAAGCCGTCGAAGACCTCCAGAGCGCCGGAGAGGAGGTTCAGTCCAAGGTCGACGACCTCCAGGGCCAGATCGACGCCCTCGACCGCCAGGTGGCCGACGCCCCGGCGGCCGAGAGGGAGGCCCGCCGGGCCGCGCTGGCCCAGCAGCGCCAGGCGCTGGTGTCCACCCAGGCCCTGTTCCGCCAGCGCCTCGACCAGATCCAGGTCGAGGCCCCCCTCAAGAGCGGGGGTGCCCAGCTCGTCTCGAGGGCGGCCGTGCCCGCCGAGCCCTTCGCCCCCCGGCCCGTCCGCAACGGGGCCCTGGCCGCCGTCATGGGCCTGCTGGCCGGGGTGGGCCTGGCGTCGCTGCGCCATCACTTCGACGACTCCCTGTCCACCAAGGACGACCTCGAAGAGGCCACCGGCCTGCCTACCGTGGGGGTTGTCCCCTACGCGGCCACCAGCCAGCCCCGGGGTGGGGGAGCGGCCCCGCCCGTGGCCCTGACCGAGCCCTCGTCGCCGGTAGCCGAGGCCTACCGCACGCTGCGTACGTCGTTGCAGTTCCTGTCCCTGGACCGGCCCGTCCGCCGCCTGATGGTGACCAGCCCGAGCGCCGGGGAGGGCAAGACGACCACCGTCGCCAACCTGGCTGTGGTCCTGGCCCGGGCGGGCGTGCCCGTGGTGGTGGTGTGCTGTGACCTGCGCCGGCCCCGGGCCCACGAGCTGTTCGGCCTGTCCAATGCCGTGGGGTTCACGTCGGTCCTGCTCGGGGAGGCCACCCTCGACCAGGCCCTCCAGCCCGTCGAGGGGGTCGACCGGCTCCGGGTGCTGGCCTCGGGCCCCCTGCCGCCCAACCCGTCGGAGCTGCTGTCG
Proteins encoded in this window:
- a CDS encoding polysaccharide biosynthesis tyrosine autokinase; translation: MASPPEVTLRDRLAVLRRRKGTLVLSVVVAVGLSAGLSLLQTPVYEASARLLLQPRTTESLFDQGAALRLDPARAVRNEIEVFRSEAVKDAVRAELGSAPDVGVAPVGDTDVVAVRAESTDPQRAARVANTYAEAFIAFRQRQAVEDLQSAGEEVQSKVDDLQGQIDALDRQVADAPAAEREARRAALAQQRQALVSTQALFRQRLDQIQVEAPLKSGGAQLVSRAAVPAEPFAPRPVRNGALAAVMGLLAGVGLASLRHHFDDSLSTKDDLEEATGLPTVGVVPYAATSQPRGGGAAPPVALTEPSSPVAEAYRTLRTSLQFLSLDRPVRRLMVTSPSAGEGKTTTVANLAVVLARAGVPVVVVCCDLRRPRAHELFGLSNAVGFTSVLLGEATLDQALQPVEGVDRLRVLASGPLPPNPSELLSLRRASQVLTEAGAGGAIVLIDCPPVLPVTDALVLARIVDAAVLVCVAGVTARTEARRAAELLAQVDAPVVGTVLNGATGEDGYGYGYGYGGYGPAPAPSRREVAKR